GCATATGACGGTGTTAAATAATGCCGCCTTCGGTATGGAGCTTGCGGGAATTCCGGTCAAAGAACGGCATGAAAAGCGCTTGATGCGCTGCGTCAAGTCGGGCTTGAGAATTATGCCCATGCTTATCCCGATGAGCTATCCGGCGGCATGCGTCAGCGTGTGGGTTTAGCCCGTGCGCTGGCTATTAATCCAGACATATTACTTATGGATGAAGCATTCTCCGCGCTCGATCCATTAATTCGCACCGAAATGCAGGACGAATTAATAAAACTACAGGCAAAACATCAGCGCACTATCGTGTTTATTTCCCACGACCTCGATGAAGCCATGCGCATTGGCGACCGTATTGCCATTATGCAAGGCGGTGAAGTGGTGCAGGTCGGCACGCCGGATGAAATTCTTAATAATCCGGCCAATGATTATGTGCGCACCTTCTTCCGCGGCGTGGACATCAGCCAGGTGTTTAGCGCCAAAGATATCGCCCGCCGTAGCCCGGCTGGCCTGCTGCGTAAAACCACAGGCTTTGGGCCACGCTCGGCGCTTAAGCTGCTGCAGGATGATGACCGTGAATATGGTTATGTCATTGAACGCGGACAGAAATTCCTTGGGATTGTCTCCACCGATTCGCTTAAAGCGTCGCTGGCGGCGGGCGAAGGCCTGGACCATGCGTTTCTGGCATCTCCAGAGGCGGTATCCGCAGAAACATCTCTGAGCGATCTGCTCTCTCATGTCGGCCAGGCTCCGTGTGCGGTGCCGGTGGTCAGTGAAGAGGGACAGTACGTGGGCATCATCTCAAAAGGGGTGCTGCTTCAGGCATTAGATCGTGAGGGGGCAAGTCAATGAGTGACGCAACAAATCCGTGGGATACCGGCAGCGCGGCAACAGACGCCGCAACCAGTCAGGCAGCAGGTTCTGCAGACGCATGGGGCGCTCCGGCGTCGGATGCGGCCACCAGTGGGGGGGCAGACTGGCTGAACTCAGCGCCGACAACGGCGCCTGAGCATTTCAATATTCTGGATCCGTTCCACAAAACACTGATCCCCCTGGACAGCTGGGTCACCGAGGGGATCGACTGGGTGGTCACCCATTTCCGCCCGGTGTTCCAGGGCATTCGCGTGCCGGTGGATTACATTCTTAGCGGCTTTCAGCAGCTGCTTTTAGGAATGCCCGCGCCGGTCGCGATTATCGTCTTTGCGCTGATTGCCTGGCAAATGTCCAGCCTCGGCATGGGCGTCGCCACGCTGATCTCGCTGGTCGCCATTGGCGCGATTGGAGCCTGGTCTCAGGCGATGGTGACCCTGGCGCTGGTGTTAACTGCCCTGCTGTTTTGTATGGTTCTCGGCCTGCCCCTGGGCATTTGGCTGGCGCGCAGCGAACGTGCGGCAAAAATTGTTCGTCCACTACTGGATGCGATGCAGACCACCCCGGCGTTTGTTTACCTGGTGCCTATCGTGATGCTGTTTGGCATCGGTAACGTCCCGGGCGTGGTCGTCACCATTATCTTCGCCCTGCCGCCGATTGTGCGCCTGACTATCCTGGGCATTAAGCAGGTGCCGGAAGATTTGGTCGAGGCGGCGCGCTCATTCGGTGCCAGCCCGCGCCAGATGCTGTTCAAAGTACAGCTCCCGCTGGCAATGCCCACCATTATGGCCGGCGTCAACCAGACACTGATGCTGGCGCTGTCGATGGTTGTTATCGCGTCGATGATTGCCGTGGGCGGACTCGGCCAGATGGTTCTGCGCGGCATTGGCCGCCTCGATATGGGTCTGGCCACGGTCGGTGGCGTGGGGATCGTGATCCTCGCCATTATTCTCGACCGCCTGACTCAGTCCATTGGGCGCGATTCTCGCTCCCGTGGCAACCGCCGCTGGTATACCACCGGCCCTCTGGGTCTCGTGACCCGTCCCTTCATTAAGTAAGCCTGGCGGCGGCTTAGGCCGCCCCTCGCCCCTTCACCATTAAAAAGGAATAACGATGCGACACAACGCTATTTTAGCCACAGCTCTTGCGACACTCGTTACCACCAGCGCTTTTGCCGCCGATCTGCCGGGCAAAGGCATTACCGTTCAGCCCGTACAGAGCACCATCGCCGAAGAAACCTTCCAGACGCTACTGGTCAGCCGCGCGCTGGAAAAAATGGGCTACACCGTGAATAAACCAAGTGAGGTGGACTACAACGTCGGTTACACCTCGATAGCCTCCGGCGACGCCACTTTCACCGCCGTTAACTGGCAGCCACTGCACGACGATATGTACGCCGCCGCAGGCGGTAGCAAGAAATTCTACCGGGAAGGCACCTTCGTGACCGGCGCCGCGCAGGGCTACCTTATTGATAAGAAAACCGCCGATCGGTATCACATCACCAAT
This Klebsiella michiganensis DNA region includes the following protein-coding sequences:
- a CDS encoding glycine/betaine ABC transporter permease (with ProVX is involved in the high-affinity uptake of glycine betaine), with translation MSDATNPWDTGSAATDAATSQAAGSADAWGAPASDAATSGGADWLNSAPTTAPEHFNILDPFHKTLIPLDSWVTEGIDWVVTHFRPVFQGIRVPVDYILSGFQQLLLGMPAPVAIIVFALIAWQMSSLGMGVATLISLVAIGAIGAWSQAMVTLALVLTALLFCMVLGLPLGIWLARSERAAKIVRPLLDAMQTTPAFVYLVPIVMLFGIGNVPGVVVTIIFALPPIVRLTILGIKQVPEDLVEAARSFGASPRQMLFKVQLPLAMPTIMAGVNQTLMLALSMVVIASMIAVGGLGQMVLRGIGRLDMGLATVGGVGIVILAIILDRLTQSIGRDSRSRGNRRWYTTGPLGLVTRPFIK